A genomic window from Photobacterium gaetbulicola Gung47 includes:
- a CDS encoding amidohydrolase (COG1228), with translation MKKLIINANVFNGVDDKLIENVSVLIEDNLITKIGVIDASEVDVVIDAKGGTVMPGLMDAHVHITLSASFNELDTMTREEVAIRSARISDDMLMRGFTTVRDVGGNSQGLKASIDKGYANGPRILPSMAALSQTCGHSDYRQNQAQERLRDGHEDSPMMKLGAMQVADGRSEVLRAVREQLFMGASQIKIMAGGGASSTFDPLDTLQYTLDEMKAAVEAASDYGTYVAAHIHTAPAMRRAAEAGVMSFEHATIMEDDIAQTIKEKGIWVIPSYFTSSLIAERKIPLPNEETYRKTERVGKAMFKSAELIKKYDIQNLAFGTDCIGDTRVHDTQLNELTAIENTFDTITALRMATSNCGRLFEMSTYQHPYQEGKLGQIVEGAYADLLIIDGNPLEGVESVVNTETQKVIMKDGKVYKNTL, from the coding sequence AATCACCAAAATTGGTGTAATTGACGCGTCTGAAGTAGATGTGGTTATCGATGCAAAAGGCGGCACAGTAATGCCAGGTCTGATGGATGCTCACGTTCACATTACGCTTTCAGCTTCATTCAACGAACTCGATACGATGACTCGTGAAGAAGTGGCTATTCGTTCTGCACGTATCTCTGATGACATGCTAATGCGTGGTTTCACTACCGTGCGCGATGTAGGTGGTAACTCTCAAGGTCTAAAAGCAAGCATCGACAAAGGTTATGCAAATGGCCCTCGTATCCTGCCCTCAATGGCTGCCCTATCTCAAACTTGTGGGCACTCTGACTATCGCCAAAACCAAGCGCAAGAGCGCCTTAGAGATGGTCATGAAGACTCGCCAATGATGAAATTAGGCGCAATGCAAGTTGCAGATGGTCGTTCAGAAGTTCTAAGAGCAGTACGTGAGCAATTGTTCATGGGCGCTTCTCAAATCAAGATCATGGCTGGTGGCGGTGCATCATCAACATTTGACCCTCTGGACACGCTTCAATACACGCTAGACGAGATGAAAGCTGCCGTTGAAGCCGCAAGTGACTACGGCACTTACGTAGCAGCACACATCCATACCGCACCTGCTATGCGCCGCGCAGCAGAGGCAGGCGTTATGTCGTTTGAACATGCAACCATCATGGAAGACGATATTGCACAAACCATCAAAGAGAAAGGTATCTGGGTTATCCCTTCTTACTTCACATCATCTTTAATTGCAGAACGTAAGATCCCATTGCCTAACGAAGAAACTTATCGCAAGACTGAACGTGTTGGTAAAGCAATGTTTAAGTCTGCAGAACTCATTAAGAAGTACGACATTCAAAACCTTGCGTTCGGTACAGACTGTATCGGTGATACTCGCGTTCACGACACTCAATTGAACGAACTGACAGCGATTGAAAATACATTCGATACAATTACTGCACTTCGCATGGCTACATCGAACTGTGGTCGTCTTTTTGAAATGTCTACTTACCAGCACCCTTACCAAGAAGGTAAGCTGGGCCAAATCGTTGAAGGTGCTTACGCAGATTTGCTAATCATCGATGGTAACCCACTTGAAGGTGTAGAATCTGTTGTAAACACTGAAACCCAAAAAGTAATCATGAAAGACGGTAAAGTTTACAAAAATACGCTGTAA
- a CDS encoding putative transposase (COG3436) encodes MTQEFTDIDSEELDGLIQRVQEAKEHDLALSPEDCQILLKALKTLAALQERLSDNDITLHKLRKLVGMVRSSETMDTLLGQKGKGSQKRPRPRATKPNTQVKPKITQHKLDDLSKGDRCPECQQGKLYKYEPATLLRITGQSPFVPEQHIMERLRCNACGQYFTAKLPDEVVEDGKPGQKYGYSARSLMALHKFFAGAPYYRQESIQALMGVKLTASSVFDQTELVASSLQPIYTLLLQKAANAVHYYLDDTSNRILDQTPIEKPVRNSDKTRERSGVYSSGLVATLSDGHNIVLYQTNIGHAGEFIDEILSQRNLPLQPLLMSDALSSNRPSLGFEVEHCLCNSHGRRQFAEVLNQFPDEVEQVLNWYGEIWRYDDEARELELNTTQRLAWHKKLSLPMMKKIHSWGKSELTNGSVEENSGLGKAINYFNKHYEGLTAFCRLEGAQLDNNRAEQALKLVARNRKNAMFHKTTKGAHVADVVMAMIATAAEAGVNVLDYFNAVQRRQSEVMANPEQFLPWNYQSDI; translated from the coding sequence GTGACGCAAGAGTTTACCGATATCGACAGCGAAGAGCTTGACGGACTTATCCAGCGCGTGCAGGAAGCGAAGGAGCATGACCTGGCACTGAGCCCGGAAGATTGCCAGATACTGCTGAAGGCGTTAAAAACGTTAGCAGCTCTGCAAGAACGGCTGTCCGATAACGATATCACCTTACATAAGCTGCGTAAGCTGGTTGGCATGGTCAGATCATCGGAGACCATGGATACCCTGCTTGGTCAGAAGGGCAAAGGCAGCCAAAAGCGCCCGAGACCCAGAGCCACCAAGCCAAACACACAGGTCAAGCCGAAAATCACTCAGCATAAACTGGATGACCTGAGCAAGGGGGACCGCTGCCCTGAATGTCAGCAAGGTAAACTGTACAAATATGAGCCTGCCACCCTGTTGCGGATTACCGGACAAAGTCCATTCGTCCCGGAACAACACATCATGGAGCGGTTGCGCTGTAATGCCTGCGGCCAATATTTTACTGCCAAGCTCCCCGATGAGGTGGTTGAGGATGGTAAACCGGGCCAAAAGTATGGCTACAGTGCCCGTAGCCTGATGGCACTGCACAAGTTTTTTGCCGGTGCGCCCTACTATCGTCAGGAGAGCATCCAGGCCTTAATGGGAGTAAAACTGACCGCCTCTAGCGTATTCGATCAGACCGAATTGGTTGCCAGTAGCCTGCAACCGATCTACACGTTGTTGCTACAAAAAGCGGCTAACGCTGTGCATTACTATCTGGACGACACAAGTAACCGGATCTTAGATCAAACTCCGATTGAAAAGCCCGTACGCAACAGCGATAAGACTCGCGAGCGTAGCGGGGTCTACAGCTCTGGTCTGGTCGCTACCCTGTCTGATGGCCACAACATAGTGCTGTATCAAACCAATATCGGTCATGCCGGAGAGTTTATCGATGAAATCCTGAGTCAGCGAAACTTGCCACTCCAGCCTCTGCTTATGAGTGATGCATTATCCAGTAATCGTCCGTCACTTGGGTTCGAGGTTGAGCATTGCCTGTGCAACAGTCATGGTCGACGCCAGTTCGCAGAGGTCCTCAATCAGTTCCCGGATGAGGTTGAGCAGGTACTGAACTGGTACGGGGAGATCTGGCGATATGACGATGAAGCCAGAGAGCTAGAGTTGAACACGACACAACGGCTAGCCTGGCATAAAAAGCTTTCACTTCCCATGATGAAGAAGATCCATAGTTGGGGTAAATCAGAGCTGACCAATGGTAGCGTGGAAGAAAACAGTGGGTTGGGTAAAGCGATTAACTACTTCAACAAACACTATGAAGGGCTGACAGCCTTCTGCCGCTTGGAAGGCGCACAACTCGACAATAACCGGGCGGAACAGGCGCTTAAACTGGTCGCGCGTAACCGAAAAAATGCCATGTTCCACAAAACGACCAAAGGAGCCCACGTTGCTGATGTGGTAATGGCGATGATAGCGACGGCAGCCGAGGCCGGTGTCAACGTGCTGGATTACTTTAATGCCGTTCAACGGCGGCAAAGCGAGGTTATGGCCAATCCGGAACAGTTCTTACCCTGGAATTACCAGTCCGATATCTAA
- a CDS encoding putative IS66 Orf2 family protein (COG3436), with amino-acid sequence MIHLTADTKILLATKPADFRCGIDGFAALCRHQLKQEPRSGTLFVFTNRRRTMLRALCYDGSGFWLMSKRLSKGRFQDWPRHHQDEVTPLAAKQLKTLLTGQSGWQKL; translated from the coding sequence ATGATCCACCTGACTGCAGATACCAAAATTCTGCTTGCCACTAAACCCGCTGATTTCCGTTGCGGCATTGATGGATTTGCCGCTTTGTGCCGCCATCAGCTTAAACAAGAACCTCGCAGCGGAACCCTGTTTGTGTTCACCAACCGCCGTCGGACAATGCTGCGGGCGCTATGCTATGACGGTTCCGGCTTCTGGTTAATGAGCAAGCGCCTGTCCAAGGGCCGCTTTCAGGACTGGCCCCGTCATCATCAGGATGAGGTCACGCCTCTGGCCGCTAAGCAGCTAAAAACCTTGCTGACAGGGCAGTCTGGCTGGCAAAAACTATGA
- a CDS encoding hypothetical protein (COG1330) codes for MQNHDKLSQAIAAFEHWRQTRPNKHVNIPDQLRLLALELLEEYRIGQVTNALRICTTQLNSWRQLLPTERPVPDFIPLQIESDLQHNSGLNLQVTLPNSSQIRIYGDISPGLLRVLMQEAGEYR; via the coding sequence ATGCAAAACCACGACAAACTGAGCCAAGCCATCGCCGCCTTTGAGCATTGGCGACAAACCCGCCCCAACAAACACGTCAATATCCCTGATCAACTGCGCTTGTTGGCTCTTGAGCTACTCGAAGAGTATCGAATCGGGCAGGTCACCAATGCACTGCGGATCTGTACCACCCAACTTAATTCATGGCGCCAGCTGCTTCCGACCGAGCGTCCAGTACCTGACTTTATCCCGTTGCAGATTGAGTCCGATTTACAGCATAACTCTGGCTTGAACCTGCAGGTAACCTTGCCCAATTCAAGTCAAATTCGTATCTACGGGGATATATCCCCTGGGTTACTGCGAGTTCTAATGCAAGAAGCGGGAGAGTACCGATGA